The window AGGTCATTCCCACGCGTTCCTGCACTTGGAACTGATTGATAAGCGGCAAGTGATATTCGATGGGATCTTCCACTGTGCAAACGTTGTTATCCATGGAGCTGATGGCATTCAGCGCGGCATACAACGTGGTCGATTTTCCACTGCCGGTAGGCCCGGTGACCAAAATAATTCCGTTGGGAGCCTGAATGCCGGCGCGGAATTGGCTGAGAATATCTTCTCCGAACCCCAAATCTTCCAGATTCAGCGAAACGCTGCGGGTATCGAGCACGCGGATTACTGTTTTTTCGCCGCGGTGCGTGGGAAATGTGCTGACGCGCAAATCGATTTTACGACCATCCAGCAGCACGTGCACGCGGCCATCTTGCGGCAGCCGGCGCTCGGAAATATCCATCGAGCCCATAATTTTGATGCGGCTGGTCACAGCCGGCAGTAGGTGCAGCGGCACTTCCAGCGATTTGTACAAGCTGCCGTCGATGCGGTAGCGCACCCGCACGCATTTTTCCGCAGGCTCAATGTGAATGTCGCTGGCTCCTTCTTTCACCGCGTTGTACACAATGTAGTTGACCAACCGGATGACGGGCGATTGCCCGGCGATTTCCTCGACGTCGCCGATATCTTCAATGGCTTCTTCAATCAGCGTGACATCGTGGGCTTCGTTGTCCTCGATGATGTCGTCGATGACAAACACCTTGGAGTTGGGCAAGCTGGTAATCATCCGCCGAATGTCGCGGGGCGTGGCCGCCACAATTTGCACTTCTTTTTGCGTTAGTCCCTGAATTTCTTCAATGAGAAACAGGTTCGATGGCTCCGCCACCGCCACGGTCAACACGTTGCGCACGCAAAACAGCGGCAGCACCAAATTGGCTTCCACATAATCCCGCGGCAACAGGTCGACAGCCTTGGGATCGTGCAGCCGGGCTTCCAGCTTGGCGTAAGGCACGCCGTATTCCGCGGCCAGGCATTCCACGACCTGCTCCTCGGTGCAGAATCCCTGCTCGACGAGAATTTCGCCTAGCAACTTGGCGCCACGATCGGCCCGCTGTGCCTCTAGGGCGCGATCCAGGGCGTCGCGTGTCAAATAACCGCGCTCGATGAGCAAGTTGCCGAGCCTGGCCGGTGCTGCTTGAAGTGAAGACATGCTGCAGAAACTATTTTCGAATGATGAAGGTAACGCCTATGTTACCGAAATGATTTCACGGCATCGATTACGCTTTCGAAGACTTCTAAATGCTCATCTAGCCGCGTAATTTCCAAAATTTTGCGATTCACGGAATTGGTAGTGGCA of the Pirellulales bacterium genome contains:
- a CDS encoding ATPase, T2SS/T4P/T4SS family: MSSLQAAPARLGNLLIERGYLTRDALDRALEAQRADRGAKLLGEILVEQGFCTEEQVVECLAAEYGVPYAKLEARLHDPKAVDLLPRDYVEANLVLPLFCVRNVLTVAVAEPSNLFLIEEIQGLTQKEVQIVAATPRDIRRMITSLPNSKVFVIDDIIEDNEAHDVTLIEEAIEDIGDVEEIAGQSPVIRLVNYIVYNAVKEGASDIHIEPAEKCVRVRYRIDGSLYKSLEVPLHLLPAVTSRIKIMGSMDISERRLPQDGRVHVLLDGRKIDLRVSTFPTHRGEKTVIRVLDTRSVSLNLEDLGFGEDILSQFRAGIQAPNGIILVTGPTGSGKSTTLYAALNAISSMDNNVCTVEDPIEYHLPLINQFQVQERVGMTFSKALRTLLRQDPDVIMVGEVRDEETARTAIQAALTGHLVFSTLHTNDACSSITRLANIGVEPYLIAAALNMVLAQRLVRRVCPKCRQEYEPPRNIRKALEKMGWEHEVFFKGVGCKHCRNTGFSGRIGIHELFILDDEIRDVIISSSALGTIQTLGRRKGMITLAHDGCRKVREGITTIEEVLQTAGEFRDIGSGTNIN